The following are from one region of the Micromonas commoda chromosome 12, complete sequence genome:
- a CDS encoding predicted protein yields MSVVVASALPIASSPRAAAAGRHPRAARLPAPLAANLASATPKYLPPKRRRLMARRGASFAAATPPTAADDGRSPRVTRLSSPSRAPSPAPSPSRAPSLATRVAAAARRALASLALLVGLALGALVPSAAARDGTPTAPRHHAHYHSGFPTASATAAHIIGRAPAVDYSAGLANIPIATGDVGSMGGLTPDNWGLPYKGKNPAMALFMASAGVTLRMAVNVAVIYCIYTYWLNDGPDSS; encoded by the coding sequence atgtccgtcgtcgtcgcgagcgcgcttccgatcgcgtcgtcgccgcgagcggcggccgcgggtcgacatccgcgcgccgcccggctccccgcgccgctcgcggcgaacctCGCGTCGGCAACACCTAAATATCTCCCGCCGAAACGACGGCGCCTCATGGCTCGGAGGGgcgcgtccttcgcggcggcgacgccgccgacggccgcggaTGATGGTCGTTCCCCGCGCGTGACGCGTCTATcttcgccatcgcgcgccccgtcgcccgctccgtcgccgtcgcgcgccccgtcgctcgcgacgcgcgtcgcggccgccgcgagacgcgcccTCGCATctctcgcgctcctcgtcgggctGGCGCTGGGGGCGCTGgtgccctccgcggcggcgcgagacggcaccccgacggcaccccgacATCACGCGCATTACCACTCGGGTTTCCCGACCGCatccgcgaccgccgcgcacatCATCGGGCGCGCACCCGCCGTGGATTACTCCGCCGGTCTGGCCAACATCCCAatcgccaccggcgacgtgggcAGCATGGGAGGTCTGACGCCGGACAACTGGGGACTCCCGTACAAGGGCAAGAACCCAGCGATGGCGCTGTtcatggcgtccgcgggggtgacgCTGCGCATGGCGGTCAACGTCGCGGTCATCTACTGCATCTACACCTACTGGCTCAACGACGGACCCGACTCGTCGTGA
- a CDS encoding predicted protein, with the protein MAAPSLALEVFLYFGKLWDVVFWLISFMVFCYKGYNLPYPGNAYEMEFTYLFMYLLVEPPRLFLGSQGNKSVRAGPLWASMVLAGFVLFMHVYYIVAQTFVLRVDYWMNVISLVFLSAQFLLSGTQALDFMRGA; encoded by the exons ATGGCCG CCCCATCACTGGCGCTCGAGGTGTTCCTCTACTTTGGAAAGCTCTGGGATGTGGTCTTCTGGCTCATCTCCTTCATGGTGTTCTGCTACAAAGGGTACAACCTTCCTTACCCGGGGAACGCGTACGAGATGGAGTTCACGTACCTGTTCATGTACTTGCTGGTGGAGCCCCCGCGGCTGTTCCTGGGATCGCAGGGCAACAAGAGCGTGCGGGCGGGGCCGCTGTGGGCGTCCATGGTGCTCGCCGGGTTCGTGCTCTTCATGCACGTCTACTACATCGTCGCGCAGACCTTCGTGCTTCGGGTGGACTACTGGATGAACGTGATCAGCCTCGTGTTTCTCTCGGCGCAGTTTCTGTTGTCGGGGACGCAGGCGCTGGACTTTATGCGCGGCgcgtga
- a CDS encoding predicted protein produces the protein MRPVTRPGGGRSARRRRVRSCVWASEARGARVRCSRRLRRASRRGDGSRKSAHFFSASLAVFDADRPAPLPPTQVAAMTEVNTTTSSPLVGAIGKIKESAMHVFSQRKPMSEILDRTAYQRPASFSEATGRMSKNMNYFKINYVLFTAAVLAAFILYNPTSLIILSLVGAAWTYVYLIRTEPLKIGDRPVSEREKLLGMSGASLLAVFFMSSAGSIIFQAFGVALLCIGAHSAARVPDDLFIDDANSEGGFFSFLQPPRPGITGSVA, from the exons ATGCGACCGGTGACGCGTCCGGGCGGGGgacgatcggcgcggcggcggcgtgttcgGTCGTGTGTGtgggcgtcggaggcgcgcggcgcgcgtgttCGATGCtcccggcgcctccgccgcgcgtcccgtcgaGGCGACGGATCGCGAAAATCTGCGCATTTTTTTTCCGCCAGCTTGGCCGTCTTCGACGCtgaccgccccgcgcccctcccgcCCACGCAGGTCGCAGCCATGACCGAGGTGAACACCACCACCAGCTCGCCCCTCGTGGGCGCCATCGGCAAGATCAAGGAGTCCGCCATGCACGTCTTCTCCCAG AGGAAGCCCATGAGCGAGATCCTGGACAGGACCGCGTACCAACGGCCGGCGTCCTTCTCCGAGGCGACCGGCCGCATGTCAAAGAACATGAACTACTTCAAGATCAACTACGTgctcttcaccgccgcggtgctcgcggcgtttaTCCTGTACAACCCGACGTCGCTCATCATCCTCTCcctcgtgggcgccgcgtggaCGTACGTGTACCTCATTCGCACGGAGCCGCTCAAGATTGGCGACCGGCCGGTCTCCGAGCGGGAGAAGCTGCTCGGCATGAGCGGCGCGAGTCTGTTGGCGGTGTTTTTCATGTCGTCGGCCGGGAGCATCATCTTCCAGGCGTTTGGCGTCGCGCTGCTGTGCATCGGCGCgcactccgccgcgagggtgccggACGACCTGTTCATCGACGATGCGAACAGCGAGGGCGGGTTCTTCTCCTTCCTGCAGCCCCCGCGGCCGGGCATCACCGGCTCAGTCGCGTAG